A section of the Candidatus Dojkabacteria bacterium genome encodes:
- a CDS encoding thioredoxin family protein, protein MAKTQSPKSAKTDEVFEVSVSDEAIQLLTPAAILLGSIIIGAAIVFSVGPINDTLKSIKDSGGLTVNSDVKGAETTTDNTNNETVTYPTIESSSTNKPMVNESAAVCYEDGKPVVLLFSTSSCPHCTWIKETFDNWARDNSNKYAVHHYEYSYDNQGNATVIDTISGQTVEIPSEYETLYVNYSGGYVPTFIFGCKYFRIGNGFEVADTSLYDQAYADEVAEYNYILGLLE, encoded by the coding sequence ATGGCGAAAACACAATCCCCAAAGTCGGCCAAAACTGACGAAGTGTTCGAAGTTTCTGTGTCCGATGAAGCAATTCAACTTTTGACTCCGGCGGCAATTTTATTGGGATCAATAATAATTGGTGCAGCAATCGTATTTTCGGTGGGTCCAATTAACGATACACTTAAAAGTATTAAAGATTCCGGTGGATTAACTGTTAATAGCGACGTTAAGGGGGCAGAGACAACAACGGATAATACAAACAATGAAACGGTTACTTATCCTACAATTGAGTCGTCCTCGACAAATAAACCAATGGTAAACGAATCTGCAGCGGTTTGTTATGAAGACGGCAAACCGGTTGTACTTTTGTTTTCAACAAGTTCGTGTCCACATTGTACCTGGATAAAAGAAACCTTTGATAACTGGGCACGGGATAATTCGAACAAATATGCTGTCCATCACTATGAATATTCCTACGATAACCAAGGCAACGCAACAGTTATTGATACAATAAGTGGACAGACTGTCGAAATCCCCTCGGAATACGAGACACTGTACGTTAACTATAGTGGCGGATACGTTCCAACATTTATTTTTGGTTGTAAGTACTTTAGAATAGGTAACGGATTTGAAGTAGCTGACACCTCATTATATGATCAGGCTTATGCCGATGAAGTCGCCGAGTACAATTATATTTTAGGGTTGTTAGAATAA
- a CDS encoding YtxH domain-containing protein — MKRQGPISGALFLFGAVVGALAGVTAGILLAPKSGKETREDIKRKTKELKTKFDTQVAPKFKKKITEIKTKFNKDIIPSVKKKVATVQKDVTEFFSEKKPKPAKK, encoded by the coding sequence ATGAAGCGACAGGGTCCAATTAGTGGTGCGCTATTTCTATTCGGGGCTGTAGTGGGTGCACTAGCCGGTGTAACGGCAGGAATTTTACTTGCTCCAAAATCAGGAAAGGAAACTCGCGAAGACATAAAAAGAAAAACAAAGGAACTTAAAACCAAGTTCGACACTCAAGTTGCTCCAAAGTTTAAAAAGAAAATAACGGAAATTAAAACAAAATTTAACAAAGACATTATTCCATCGGTGAAAAAGAAAGTTGCAACTGTTCAAAAGGATGTAACCGAGTTTTTTTCCGAAAAGAAACCTAAACCGGCGAAAAAGTAA
- a CDS encoding histidine phosphatase family protein, which produces MAKIFVFRHTETLDNRNHIFSGHRDVPITEEGAKDAKKLANRLKSEKIHYAFCSPMIRTRQTLKIVLKYHPNVITCLDPRISERSYGLLQGKNKDKFAKLAYPLFKLFHRSLHFPVMGGESLSTVRKRTLPFAAEIEDLTLKTGRNIVICAHGNSIRGIREHFERLPPSQFNKIETRVGQLFVYTV; this is translated from the coding sequence ATGGCCAAAATATTTGTATTTAGACATACAGAAACACTTGATAACAGAAACCATATTTTTTCTGGTCATCGTGATGTGCCAATAACAGAAGAAGGTGCAAAAGATGCAAAAAAGCTTGCAAATCGTCTAAAATCCGAAAAAATACACTACGCCTTTTGCTCTCCAATGATTCGAACCCGACAAACCCTTAAGATAGTACTAAAATATCATCCCAACGTAATAACCTGTCTTGATCCAAGAATATCCGAGCGTAGCTATGGTCTGTTGCAAGGCAAAAATAAGGACAAATTTGCAAAACTTGCCTACCCGCTCTTTAAGCTTTTTCACCGATCGTTGCATTTTCCGGTTATGGGTGGCGAAAGCCTCAGTACCGTCCGAAAAAGAACCCTCCCATTTGCAGCCGAAATCGAGGACTTGACACTAAAAACTGGCAGAAATATAGTAATCTGTGCTCATGGTAATTCGATCAGAGGGATTCGTGAACACTTTGAGCGCCTTCCCCCAAGTCAATTTAACAAGATTGAAACAAGAGTCGGGCAACTATTTGTATATACGGTTTGA
- a CDS encoding glycosyltransferase family 2 protein: MKISCIVPVYNNSTTVEHVLSVLTNIQDISEVIAVDDKSTDNSLKKIKSFIKNKKPRNFIFLKHPKNKGKGAGLVTGSNRATGDVLLFCDADLSKLCTSHIQAMIDKFKEGHDMVIAARSDDTNGRDPITQFLATVSGERIFYRKNIEEYFDLIAQMGNGIEQITNFAHKDKDVEIIVSRDIGHVLKYERGRPLEWIWEYIQEIWQLIRTDAKLKKRLLVSGCLTLGSIIAGLFSFWYFKTRKKNKTTKTQNNP, translated from the coding sequence ATGAAAATATCTTGTATTGTTCCTGTTTACAATAATTCTACTACAGTAGAACATGTCCTCTCGGTTTTAACAAATATTCAAGATATATCCGAAGTGATTGCTGTGGATGATAAATCAACAGACAACTCGTTAAAAAAAATAAAATCTTTTATAAAAAACAAAAAACCTAGAAATTTCATTTTTTTAAAACATCCGAAGAATAAAGGAAAGGGTGCCGGTCTTGTTACGGGGTCAAATAGAGCAACTGGAGACGTTCTGTTATTTTGTGATGCAGACTTATCGAAGTTATGTACATCGCATATTCAAGCAATGATAGACAAATTTAAAGAAGGTCATGATATGGTCATAGCTGCACGGAGTGATGACACAAACGGAAGAGATCCAATAACTCAGTTCCTTGCAACTGTATCCGGAGAAAGAATTTTTTACCGAAAAAACATAGAGGAATACTTTGACCTTATCGCTCAAATGGGAAACGGAATTGAACAAATAACAAACTTTGCTCACAAAGACAAAGATGTGGAAATAATAGTATCACGAGATATCGGTCACGTACTCAAATACGAGCGAGGAAGACCACTTGAGTGGATATGGGAATACATTCAGGAGATCTGGCAACTTATTAGAACCGATGCCAAGTTAAAGAAACGTCTTTTGGTAAGCGGTTGCCTTACCCTCGGTAGCATAATTGCTGGGCTTTTTAGCTTTTGGTACTTTAAAACAAGGAAGAAAAACAAAACAACCAAAACCCAGAATAACCCATAA
- the uvrA gene encoding excinuclease ABC subunit UvrA produces MNTLTVHGARENNLKDITVSIPKDKLIVFTGLSGSGKSSLAMDVIYAEGQRRYVESLSSYARQFLGVLKKPDVDRIDGLSPAIAIDQKTVSHNPRSTVGTTTEIYDYLRLLYSKIGIAHCPICGDELKPQTVDQIIDNILTAAKDTLKTDKDSDRFGYKFSIVAVPIVDKKGEYSALFKSLKKQGWEKVRLDGILYNLMEAIPVPDKNKRHTLEVITDDFDIYEFTLKEDEKDLRSKLFQAVDNALKIESKFIRVLPVGDKTQMFPDSPNYLKEIDYSTSRTCRKCSLSLPEFEPRHFSFNSPHGACPVCTGLGFIRRIDERKLLDPNKSVLDGGIIPYAKLSPDSWTMSVLLEIAKRYEIPLKNAVGKIPKEKLDKILYGTGKEIFRITFYRKDLDEERQYNSKFEGLIPNLERRYAQTSSDYIRREIEQYMTSIPCETCEGTRLKKEIRMVTIDGKNIAEITAYPIDVFYEHIVNLPEKLDTQGRAIAQSVLKEISARAKFLLDVGLSYLTLDRSSITLSGGESQRIRLASQIGTGLTGVLYVLDEPSIGLHARDQHRLVNTLLNLRELGNTVIVVEHDKDTILSADHIVDFGPGAGVHGGKVIAEGSPKEIMGNKSSVTGPYLSGIEDVKRNVERIIKSQINEDSTFEHDSNAMIVLEGAKTNNLKGVDVEIPFGKFTCVTGVSGSGKSSLIIETLLPALKESLGYRNVDNTGVYKQISGYGKLDRVVFVDQSPIGRTPRSNPATYTKVFDDIREVFALTRDAKVRGFNKSRFSFNLRGGRCEACKGEGQIKIEMQFMPDVYVDCEVCHGKRYIKEVLDVSYRDKNIADVLDMSIEEGINFFDAHPNIREKLSLMKDVGLSYMKLGQPAPLLSGGEAQRVKLASELDRKTFGRTIYILDEPTTGLHFADMENLLVVLKTLVARGDTVVVIEHNLDFIKLADYIIDIGPEGGDEGGNILYQGDLKGLKSCKESWTGKMLFT; encoded by the coding sequence ATGAATACACTTACTGTTCACGGTGCACGTGAAAACAATTTAAAGGACATAACGGTTTCAATTCCAAAGGATAAACTTATTGTATTTACAGGACTTTCGGGTTCCGGTAAATCATCTTTGGCAATGGATGTAATTTATGCTGAAGGCCAGCGAAGATACGTGGAAAGTTTAAGTTCGTATGCAAGACAGTTTTTAGGTGTACTTAAAAAGCCCGATGTAGATAGAATTGATGGACTTTCACCCGCAATAGCAATTGACCAAAAAACCGTTTCGCACAATCCACGTTCAACGGTTGGTACCACTACCGAAATATATGATTACTTAAGGCTTTTGTATTCCAAAATAGGTATTGCGCACTGTCCAATTTGCGGTGACGAGCTTAAGCCTCAAACAGTTGATCAGATTATTGATAACATCTTAACTGCGGCAAAAGATACCTTAAAAACCGATAAAGATTCAGATCGCTTTGGTTACAAATTTAGCATAGTAGCTGTTCCGATTGTGGATAAAAAAGGTGAGTACTCCGCATTATTTAAATCGCTTAAAAAGCAGGGGTGGGAAAAGGTTCGACTTGACGGGATTCTATACAATCTTATGGAGGCAATCCCGGTACCTGACAAGAACAAACGGCACACGCTTGAGGTAATAACCGATGATTTTGACATTTACGAATTTACCCTTAAGGAGGACGAAAAAGACCTAAGATCAAAGCTTTTCCAAGCTGTTGACAATGCACTAAAAATAGAAAGTAAGTTTATAAGGGTACTTCCTGTAGGGGACAAAACCCAAATGTTTCCTGATTCCCCAAATTATCTTAAAGAAATTGATTACAGTACAAGCAGAACCTGCCGAAAATGCTCTCTCTCTCTTCCTGAATTTGAACCTAGACACTTCTCGTTTAACTCTCCGCACGGTGCCTGTCCTGTTTGTACGGGATTAGGATTTATAAGGCGGATCGACGAGCGTAAGCTTCTTGATCCAAATAAGTCGGTTTTGGATGGGGGGATTATTCCTTATGCAAAGCTTAGTCCCGATAGTTGGACAATGTCTGTGCTTTTAGAAATTGCAAAACGATATGAGATTCCGCTTAAAAATGCCGTAGGCAAAATTCCAAAAGAAAAACTAGACAAAATATTATATGGAACAGGTAAAGAGATTTTTAGAATCACATTTTACAGAAAGGATTTAGATGAAGAGCGGCAGTATAATTCAAAGTTTGAAGGGCTTATTCCTAATTTAGAGCGTAGATATGCCCAAACAAGTTCGGACTACATAAGGCGTGAAATTGAACAGTATATGACAAGTATTCCCTGTGAAACTTGTGAAGGCACAAGGCTTAAAAAAGAGATTCGGATGGTCACAATTGATGGCAAAAATATTGCCGAAATCACGGCTTACCCAATAGATGTATTTTACGAACATATTGTAAATTTGCCGGAAAAGCTAGATACCCAGGGGCGTGCAATTGCACAAAGTGTGCTTAAAGAAATTTCGGCTAGAGCCAAGTTTCTTTTAGACGTTGGATTATCGTATTTAACTCTAGATCGTTCCTCTATTACTCTCTCGGGCGGTGAATCACAGCGAATTCGACTTGCCAGCCAAATAGGTACTGGTCTAACCGGTGTTTTATATGTTTTAGATGAGCCTTCGATAGGACTTCATGCAAGAGATCAGCATCGGCTTGTAAATACACTTTTAAATCTTAGGGAGTTGGGGAATACAGTTATTGTGGTCGAGCATGATAAAGATACAATTCTAAGCGCAGATCATATCGTTGATTTTGGCCCGGGAGCAGGTGTTCATGGAGGAAAAGTTATAGCAGAGGGTTCCCCGAAAGAAATTATGGGTAATAAGAGTTCCGTTACCGGTCCGTATCTTTCCGGAATTGAGGATGTTAAGCGTAATGTTGAACGGATAATTAAGTCCCAAATTAATGAGGATTCAACATTTGAACATGACAGTAATGCAATGATTGTATTGGAAGGGGCAAAGACTAATAATCTGAAGGGTGTAGATGTTGAAATTCCTTTTGGAAAATTTACTTGTGTAACAGGCGTTTCGGGATCAGGGAAAAGTTCACTTATTATCGAGACATTGCTTCCCGCACTTAAGGAATCGCTTGGATACCGAAATGTTGACAATACTGGTGTATACAAACAGATATCGGGGTATGGAAAGCTTGATAGAGTTGTTTTTGTTGATCAATCTCCAATTGGACGTACTCCAAGGAGCAATCCTGCAACATATACAAAAGTGTTTGATGACATTCGTGAAGTTTTTGCGCTTACCAGGGACGCTAAAGTTCGTGGGTTTAACAAAAGCAGATTTAGCTTTAACTTGCGGGGTGGTAGGTGTGAAGCGTGTAAAGGTGAAGGTCAAATTAAAATTGAAATGCAGTTTATGCCGGATGTTTATGTTGATTGTGAGGTGTGTCACGGAAAGCGTTATATCAAGGAGGTTTTGGATGTTAGTTATCGAGACAAGAATATTGCAGATGTTTTAGATATGTCTATTGAAGAGGGTATTAACTTTTTTGATGCTCATCCTAATATTCGTGAGAAACTTTCGCTTATGAAGGACGTAGGACTTTCGTATATGAAACTTGGTCAACCTGCGCCGCTTTTATCAGGTGGTGAGGCACAGCGGGTTAAACTTGCTTCGGAGCTTGATAGAAAAACATTTGGGCGTACCATTTATATTCTTGACGAGCCTACAACAGGGCTTCATTTTGCCGATATGGAAAATCTACTGGTGGTGCTAAAGACGCTTGTTGCAAGGGGTGATACTGTAGTAGTTATCGAACACAATTTGGACTTTATTAAGCTTGCCGATTACATTATTGATATTGGGCCAGAAGGTGGTGACGAGGGTGGAAACATTTTGTATCAGGGGGATTTAAAGGGGTTAAAGAGTTGTAAGGAAAGCTGGACTGGGAAGATGTTATTTACTTAA
- a CDS encoding adenylate/guanylate cyclase domain-containing protein, producing MKKIQVNNGHPNKWWTKFIQFSKEHALYIHIVIVAVFVYLLTNIHFVEQINSFLGDSLQVKNEPGDEIVIIGIDDKSLEIINQWPLDKSLYSTLVQKLSQYSPKVVAFDLLMFNETADDYLVNEILTSVDYDLVFASRIFQDTIVNPTISGENITYGYSNIPIDADGRVRRGTIATQVGSECNESLAYAVFRKYQDEVGQATCSNGITLSSGKKLDNVFMPIFPKNEFKTVSFVDVLEDKFDQNTFKDKIVLVGTMTTGVNAFLDDHVVNVNGKGFPEIYIFASYINAFLRESFIVYPSYLLFSLSLVVVLLVVARLTEGRNFFKSLWLWITFFLGFNLLGILCSCYGCGWYFVQGSLLIFTTYVYFTFFNSAKAYLENSFIRKAFSCYLNIDLLKKIMRSKQELNLGGEERIMTVMFNDIREFSTISEEIAPERLVSLTNDYLDTMSKIIIKNDGTIDKYIGDCIMAIWNAPVFDEKHCLKAVVTAMQMVDTLKRFNDENKHGVEIRIGIGLHTGPMVVGNIGSKVRFDYTVIGDNVNVASRVEGLTKKYNVPILVTETVKDCVSHDAIIFRQIDEILVKGKNRSIKIFEPMFNTRRNVILRRAYVEGLRLYQSGKFNDAIKVFKLLKYDGAAKALIERIRNNHFPDDWDGVYRWDTK from the coding sequence ATGAAAAAGATCCAGGTTAACAACGGACATCCCAATAAGTGGTGGACCAAATTTATCCAATTCTCAAAAGAGCATGCTTTATATATACATATAGTTATTGTTGCGGTTTTCGTTTACTTGTTAACTAATATCCACTTTGTAGAGCAGATTAACAGTTTTTTGGGGGATTCATTACAGGTCAAAAATGAACCTGGTGACGAAATTGTGATAATTGGAATCGATGACAAATCACTTGAAATAATTAATCAGTGGCCGTTAGATAAAAGTTTGTATTCGACATTGGTACAGAAACTTTCACAATATTCACCCAAAGTAGTTGCTTTTGATCTATTAATGTTTAATGAAACGGCAGATGACTATCTTGTTAATGAGATCTTAACTTCGGTAGATTATGATTTGGTTTTTGCTTCGAGGATTTTCCAAGATACAATCGTGAATCCAACGATTTCGGGCGAAAATATTACATACGGTTATTCAAATATTCCAATAGATGCCGATGGGCGGGTTCGGAGAGGAACTATAGCGACCCAGGTCGGATCGGAGTGTAACGAAAGTTTGGCATATGCAGTGTTTCGCAAATATCAAGACGAGGTGGGGCAGGCAACTTGTTCAAATGGAATAACATTAAGTTCGGGTAAGAAACTCGACAATGTGTTTATGCCGATTTTTCCAAAAAATGAATTTAAGACGGTGAGTTTTGTAGACGTTCTTGAGGACAAATTTGATCAGAATACCTTCAAAGACAAAATAGTGCTTGTGGGAACTATGACAACAGGGGTAAATGCCTTTTTGGATGATCATGTTGTAAACGTAAATGGTAAGGGGTTTCCCGAGATTTATATTTTTGCTTCCTATATAAATGCGTTTTTAAGGGAATCATTTATTGTATATCCTTCATATCTGCTTTTTAGTCTTTCGCTTGTTGTAGTACTTCTTGTAGTCGCAAGGTTAACTGAAGGCCGAAACTTCTTTAAATCATTATGGCTCTGGATTACTTTTTTTCTGGGGTTTAACCTTTTAGGAATACTGTGCTCTTGTTATGGTTGCGGATGGTATTTTGTTCAGGGTTCATTATTAATATTTACAACATATGTTTACTTCACATTTTTTAATTCAGCCAAGGCTTACTTGGAAAACTCTTTCATTAGAAAGGCGTTTTCGTGCTATCTGAATATAGATCTCTTAAAAAAAATAATGAGAAGCAAACAAGAATTAAACCTTGGTGGTGAAGAACGTATAATGACTGTAATGTTTAATGATATACGTGAATTTTCCACCATATCCGAGGAGATAGCACCGGAAAGATTAGTAAGTCTGACAAATGACTATTTAGACACAATGAGTAAGATAATAATAAAAAATGACGGGACAATCGATAAATATATAGGGGATTGCATAATGGCAATATGGAATGCTCCGGTATTCGATGAAAAACATTGCCTAAAGGCGGTGGTGACAGCAATGCAAATGGTTGATACTTTAAAGCGATTCAATGATGAGAATAAGCACGGGGTAGAAATACGAATTGGCATTGGATTGCATACCGGGCCCATGGTTGTAGGAAACATTGGCAGTAAAGTCAGATTTGATTATACCGTAATCGGAGACAATGTTAATGTTGCTTCGAGGGTGGAAGGTTTAACAAAGAAATATAATGTTCCGATTTTAGTAACGGAAACGGTAAAGGATTGTGTTAGTCATGACGCAATCATATTTAGACAAATCGACGAAATACTTGTTAAAGGAAAGAATAGGTCAATTAAAATCTTTGAACCTATGTTTAACACAAGGCGAAACGTGATATTAAGACGGGCTTATGTAGAGGGTCTTAGGTTATATCAATCCGGAAAATTCAATGATGCAATTAAGGTTTTTAAGCTATTAAAGTATGATGGAGCAGCAAAAGCATTAATTGAACGAATAAGGAATAATCATTTTCCCGATGATTGGGATGGGGTATATAGGTGGGACACCAAATAA
- a CDS encoding CPBP family intramembrane metalloprotease gives MSKSLIADLVDFLRLPSPEKAAEPITLKIWRFVRVFALQYALTIILGVIVVLTLSLFSYSLDDHAVGKLFDETSLPMFIFFSVVFAPVFEEASFRLFLRYSALGLSISVPFVILSILSLVGFYNLPFVPDWLFSVVSFKGLLSFLGFLIAVAVISYLTLTKTTLGKRLEKFYSRFYGVLLYSSILLFGLVHLTNFDNLSSVWYLAPIIILPQLVVGIALSYIRVRQGFLWGVLFHSLHNLVSTIPAILYTFHTFHYQLVDEMKLSNEILQNATVSTTDLIVSAVTLGYVGIGISLLVIVNIFTVAEYFIQFFKNKKK, from the coding sequence ATGAGTAAATCACTAATTGCCGACTTGGTAGACTTTTTAAGATTACCTTCGCCTGAAAAAGCGGCAGAACCAATAACCTTGAAAATATGGCGGTTTGTTAGAGTATTTGCGCTTCAGTATGCACTAACAATAATCTTGGGTGTAATAGTAGTTTTGACCCTTTCATTATTTTCGTATAGTCTTGACGATCATGCCGTAGGTAAACTGTTTGATGAAACCTCGTTGCCTATGTTTATCTTTTTTAGTGTAGTTTTTGCACCGGTTTTTGAAGAGGCAAGCTTTAGGCTTTTTTTAAGATACTCTGCGTTGGGGCTTTCGATATCAGTCCCCTTTGTGATTTTATCGATTTTAAGCTTGGTAGGGTTTTATAACTTGCCCTTTGTCCCGGATTGGCTATTTTCGGTTGTATCGTTTAAAGGACTTTTGTCATTTTTGGGATTTTTAATTGCGGTAGCTGTAATAAGTTACTTGACTTTAACTAAGACTACATTGGGTAAAAGGTTGGAGAAATTTTATAGCAGATTTTATGGGGTTTTACTTTATAGTTCCATACTTTTGTTTGGACTTGTCCATCTAACAAATTTTGATAACCTATCGTCGGTTTGGTATCTTGCACCAATAATTATTTTGCCCCAATTGGTTGTTGGGATAGCCCTTTCGTATATAAGAGTAAGACAGGGATTTTTATGGGGAGTTTTGTTTCATTCGTTGCATAATTTGGTGAGTACCATTCCTGCCATTTTATATACTTTTCATACATTTCACTATCAACTTGTGGATGAGATGAAGCTGAGCAATGAAATATTACAGAACGCAACTGTAAGTACTACCGATCTGATAGTATCGGCTGTCACTTTGGGTTATGTAGGGATAGGGATATCACTTCTTGTAATTGTAAATATATTTACCGTGGCGGAGTATTTTATTCAATTTTTCAAGAATAAAAAGAAGTAA
- the uvrB gene encoding excinuclease ABC subunit UvrB, which yields MNFQLVSDYKPSGDQPGAIKKLLDGIKQAHRDQVLLGVTGSGKTFTVANVIAEVNKPTLVLSHNKTLAAQLYQEFKEFFPNNAVQYFVSYYDYYQPEAYIPQRDLYIEKDADINEEIDKLRHAATAALLTRSDVIVVASVSCIYNIGSPEEYKRAMQSFNVGMKCTQQEVSEHLVSLLYERNEFDFQRGTFRVRGGNIDVWPAYADIGIRFVINGNTLVGIKIFDPLTGNELLDFASRLPMLGGFLKDGLINQIVVFPAKHHVYDYSKIMGPINRIQEDMEKRVKYFQDRGMILEANRIKQKVTYDIEMIKEVGYCSGIENYSIYFDGRTLGEPPYTLLEYFGEDFLLIVDESHITLPQVRGMYNGDQARKKVLIDYGFRLPTAMDNRPLKFDEFRERQGYTIYMSATPDLYELQLAGTDNVVEQFIRPTGLVDPEVVIRPANGQVKDLLAEIQTVISRGKRVLVTTLTKRMAEELSKYLADLKIKVTYLHSDIDTLERSDILNDLRKGEYDVLVGINLLREGLDLPEVSLVAVLDADKEGFLRSKTSLIQTMGRAARNVDGKVIMYADQITKSMKAAIGEVERRREIQLKYNKEHGIIPKGIEKDVRERILPKVEEKGTKVVKPVGADIDVMVATYKVSSRKDRSSVKKQFRMEMKRAADALDFERAIEIRDLIKKLDS from the coding sequence ATGAATTTCCAACTTGTATCCGATTACAAGCCCTCAGGAGACCAGCCCGGTGCTATAAAAAAGCTACTCGATGGAATTAAGCAGGCCCATCGGGATCAAGTGCTGCTTGGAGTAACGGGAAGTGGTAAAACCTTCACAGTGGCCAATGTAATTGCAGAGGTTAATAAACCTACACTTGTGCTTTCGCACAATAAAACACTTGCCGCCCAACTGTACCAGGAATTTAAGGAATTTTTTCCTAACAATGCTGTGCAGTATTTTGTAAGTTATTATGATTATTATCAGCCGGAGGCATATATTCCACAAAGAGACCTATATATAGAAAAAGATGCAGATATCAACGAAGAGATCGATAAGTTAAGGCATGCTGCAACTGCGGCGCTTTTAACACGCAGTGATGTAATTGTGGTTGCTTCTGTTTCCTGTATATACAATATTGGATCGCCCGAAGAATATAAACGGGCAATGCAGTCATTTAACGTGGGAATGAAGTGTACGCAGCAGGAGGTGTCCGAGCATTTGGTTTCCCTTCTTTACGAGAGAAACGAATTCGATTTTCAACGGGGCACCTTTAGGGTAAGAGGTGGGAATATAGACGTGTGGCCTGCATATGCCGACATTGGTATCCGATTTGTTATAAACGGGAATACCCTGGTGGGTATTAAAATATTCGATCCATTAACGGGTAACGAGCTTTTAGATTTTGCGTCACGGTTGCCAATGCTTGGGGGATTCTTGAAAGATGGGTTAATTAATCAAATCGTTGTTTTTCCGGCCAAGCATCATGTATACGACTATTCGAAGATAATGGGTCCGATAAATCGAATCCAGGAAGATATGGAGAAGCGAGTCAAATATTTTCAAGACAGGGGAATGATTCTGGAAGCGAACAGAATTAAACAAAAGGTAACATACGATATCGAGATGATCAAAGAAGTCGGATATTGCAGTGGAATTGAGAATTACTCAATATATTTTGACGGAAGGACCTTAGGAGAACCGCCATATACACTTTTGGAATATTTTGGCGAAGATTTTCTTTTGATTGTTGACGAATCACATATTACACTTCCTCAAGTTAGAGGTATGTACAATGGCGACCAAGCTCGAAAGAAAGTTCTTATCGATTATGGATTTAGATTGCCAACAGCAATGGATAATCGCCCACTTAAGTTTGATGAATTTAGGGAGCGACAAGGTTACACGATTTATATGTCCGCAACTCCTGATCTGTATGAACTTCAACTTGCCGGGACAGACAATGTTGTCGAACAATTCATTAGACCAACCGGGCTTGTTGATCCGGAAGTAGTTATTCGACCGGCAAATGGGCAGGTAAAAGACTTATTAGCCGAAATTCAAACTGTAATTAGTCGTGGGAAACGCGTGCTTGTGACAACGCTCACTAAGCGTATGGCGGAAGAGCTTTCAAAGTATTTGGCCGATCTTAAAATTAAGGTTACGTATCTTCATTCCGATATTGATACACTCGAACGTTCCGATATTCTTAACGATCTTCGAAAAGGTGAATATGATGTCTTAGTTGGGATTAATCTACTTAGGGAAGGTCTGGATCTACCGGAAGTCTCGCTTGTTGCAGTTTTGGATGCCGACAAGGAAGGTTTCTTAAGATCAAAAACAAGTCTAATTCAAACAATGGGACGTGCTGCACGTAATGTTGACGGAAAAGTGATTATGTATGCTGATCAGATAACAAAAAGTATGAAAGCTGCAATTGGTGAGGTGGAGCGTAGACGTGAAATCCAACTCAAATACAACAAAGAGCACGGAATTATTCCGAAGGGAATTGAAAAGGACGTACGTGAAAGAATATTACCCAAGGTTGAAGAAAAGGGAACAAAAGTTGTTAAGCCTGTGGGTGCCGATATCGATGTAATGGTTGCTACGTACAAAGTTTCGTCAAGAAAGGATCGATCTAGTGTAAAAAAACAATTTCGTATGGAAATGAAGCGTGCAGCTGATGCTTTGGATTTTGAAAGGGCCATTGAAATTAGGGATTTGATAAAAAAGTTGGATAGTTGA